In Felis catus isolate Fca126 chromosome A3, F.catus_Fca126_mat1.0, whole genome shotgun sequence, a single genomic region encodes these proteins:
- the NXT1 gene encoding NTF2-related export protein 1: MASVDFKTYVDQACRAAEEFVNVYYTTMDKRRRLLSRLYMGTATLVWNGNAVSGQESLSEFFEMLPSSEFQINVVDCQPVHDEATPSQTTVLVVICGTVKFEGNKQRDFNQNFILTAQASPSNTVWKIASDCFRFQDWAS, from the coding sequence ATGGCATCGGTGGACTTCAAGACCTACGTGGATCAGGCCTGCAGAGCTGCTGAGGAGTTCGTCAACGTGTACTATACCACCATGGATAAGCGGCGGCGCTTGTTGTCCCGCCTGTACATGGGCACAGCCACCCTGGTGTGGAATGGAAATGCTGTTTCAGGACAAGAGTCCTTGAGTGAGTTTTTTGAAATGTTACCTTCTAGTGAGTTCCAAATCAACGTGGTAGACTGCCAGCCTGTCCACGATGAAGCCACCCCGAGCCAGACTACAGTCCTCGTCGTGATCTGTGGGACAGTGAAGTTTGAGGGCAACAAGCAACGGGACTTTAACCAGAACTTCATCCTGACCGCCCAGGCCTCACCCAGCAACACAGTGTGGAAAATAGCAAGTGACTGCTTCCGGTTCCAGGACTGGGCCAGCTAG